Part of the Palaemon carinicauda isolate YSFRI2023 chromosome 8, ASM3689809v2, whole genome shotgun sequence genome is shown below.
CTGATTCATTTTGTGCACGATCAAACTTATTCTGACTTTTCTTGAACACTTTCTTGTATTTTGCACTCTTACGTCTATCATGAATTGGAGAGAGTGGTCTTTGTCTTACAACCCCATTTCCTTTTCGATTAAATTTCTTCCAAAATTTGTTGCGACGGTTCTTAGTCGCAGGTTTCGTCTTGCCCTTCCTAGAACTTTTGCTCTTTAAAAGCCACTTTTGTAACCCTCTTTCTTGAACTTCTACAACTTCAGACAGGTCATTTGCTTTGTTAGTTTCCTCCCTATCAAGAATCCACTTGTCCCCGTCGGTGTTCCTGCTGCTAGTTTTCATTTTCTTGTCCTTTACACCGTTAGAACGATCCCACTTCAACCAACTGTTTCGGTTGGTGATTTCAGATGCATCGCTTCTCTGTAGGTCTAAATTCTCATTCTCCTGTTGAAAATTGCTGTTTTCAATTGCATCTTGACTTTTCACCAGAGATGTATCTTCTATATACCCATCTATGATCTCTTCACTTTGGCCCCAGTCTTTTGGAAGTCTCCCTTGATTGATTTGATCAGATTCAATTAATCCGTTACCTTGCTGTTGGTTGGACTGGATGGTAAGGCTGTGAATCTGCTTGGCCAGGTCAATGTTACCTTGCCTGTTTTTCTGATTGATTACCTCCCCTGGCCCAGTACCATCTATTTCACCCTCTCGCATCAACGGAATCTGTTGGTTTTCATTTCTCTGCCGGTAATCTGTTTCCACATTTTGCTCAGGAAGTTCATCCTGGGATTTCTTTTGCTCCCGGTCAAAATCTTTCTCATACGCTAAAGGGTTCTGGGTCTCGTCCAGCCTGCAAAATTGAAGGGTAAATGCTTTAATTCCATAAGCACATATGTCCCTGATATATTCTTATGCTAAAGCCAATAGCGTAGATAGCTAAATTGCCTTATAATAAAGGGGGGAAGAGTGGTTCTTAACATAGGAGGTAATAGAGGTTTGTCTTGATGTTAAAGCTAATAGCATAGGCAGCCAAATGGCTTTATAATAAAGAGGGAGATGGGTGATTCTTAACGTAAAAGGTAATAGAGGTTTATCTTGACCTGAATTCAATAAGCATACTCGAGTTTATCA
Proteins encoded:
- the LOC137646078 gene encoding uncharacterized protein isoform X2; this translates as MNTKVSSLSQGITSLPATPQSQQFPSKRLDETQNPLAYEKDFDREQKKSQDELPEQNVETDYRQRNENQQIPLMREGEIDGTGPGEVINQKNRQGNIDLAKQIHSLTIQSNQQQGNGLIESDQINQGRLPKDWGQSEEIIDGYIEDTSLVKSQDAIENSNFQQENENLDLQRSDASEITNRNSWLKWDRSNGVKDKKMKTSSRNTDGDKWILDREETNKANDLSEVVEVQERGLQKWLLKSKSSRKGKTKPATKNRRNKFWKKFNRKGNGVVRQRPLSPIHDRRKSAKYKKVFKKSQNKFDRAQNESEKTVQEYGNDNGNTDPESKDSQLDDWKKWDRGATGSRKTDDLDDVPAIEDILDNEGRAGGKMEHNPTESNSLRDDWKKWDRGAINSGKREEVPDIQDINEETSKKWDEENPDGDVKNSPTDDDSPRDDWRKWDKGAINSGKREEIPDIQDNDEEAWKKWDEEITDGNMEISPADDDSPRDGWKKWNRGAINSGKREEIPDIQGSNKEAWKKLDEEETNGNIENSPTDDDSPRDDWTKWDRGAINYGPN